A portion of the Novosphingobium sp. KA1 genome contains these proteins:
- a CDS encoding GPW/gp25 family protein, with product MTGMSRTSGEALDDDLPQSVGDILGTPIGSRVGLRDYGSLIPDLIDLPMTRSNILRIYAASAVALSRWEDRLQLRKVSLAAGAEAGSATLTLDGVRTDTGAANSRTRLVLPL from the coding sequence ATGACCGGCATGTCCCGCACCAGTGGCGAAGCGCTGGACGATGATCTGCCGCAGTCGGTTGGCGACATTCTCGGAACGCCGATCGGCTCCCGCGTGGGTCTGCGCGACTATGGCTCGCTGATCCCCGATCTCATCGACCTGCCCATGACGCGGTCCAACATCCTGCGGATCTACGCGGCCTCGGCCGTTGCCCTGTCCCGCTGGGAAGATCGCCTGCAGCTGCGGAAGGTCAGCCTTGCTGCCGGCGCCGAGGCCGGTTCGGCCACCCTGACGCTCGACGGCGTGCGTACCGACACCGGCGCCGCCAACTCCCGCACCCGCCTCGTCCTGCCCCTCTAG
- a CDS encoding phage baseplate assembly protein V, with product MANSADLERRSGELLQDGVVASVDYAAATCTVELGDLVTCDLPWFAARAGGVTVWSPPVPGEQCTVLCPEGDIDNGRVLLGLWSDANPPPSSDPDLVLIAFPDGASVGYHHGAHVLAASLPAGGSATVDAPAGLTINADVTINGNVSIAGKAEASEDVVGGGISLKSHKHSAVAAGTAQSGAPVP from the coding sequence ATGGCGAATTCCGCAGACCTTGAACGCAGATCGGGCGAACTCCTTCAGGACGGTGTCGTGGCCTCCGTGGACTACGCGGCCGCGACCTGCACCGTTGAACTGGGCGACCTTGTCACCTGCGATCTGCCGTGGTTCGCCGCGCGCGCCGGCGGCGTTACCGTCTGGTCGCCGCCTGTCCCCGGCGAGCAATGCACGGTCCTGTGCCCCGAAGGCGATATCGACAATGGCCGCGTGCTGCTCGGCCTCTGGTCAGATGCGAACCCGCCGCCCTCTTCCGATCCTGACCTTGTCCTGATCGCGTTCCCTGATGGCGCGAGCGTGGGCTATCATCACGGCGCCCATGTGCTCGCCGCCAGCCTGCCCGCCGGCGGCTCTGCCACCGTGGATGCGCCTGCGGGGCTCACCATCAACGCCGATGTCACGATCAACGGCAACGTCTCGATCGCGGGCAAGGCCGAAGCGTCTGAGGACGTGGTGGGCGGCGGCATCAGCCTCAAGAGCCACAAGCATTCCGCCGTTGCCGCCGGCACCGCGCAGAGCGGAGCGCCGGTGCCATGA